One genomic segment of Paenibacillus sp. FSL H8-0332 includes these proteins:
- the mraY gene encoding phospho-N-acetylmuramoyl-pentapeptide-transferase gives MDYQLLLLTIAVSFILAVIAAPLIIPLLRRLKLGQQVRDDGPQTHLKKAGTPTMGGIIIMVAFTLSFLKFSVINSDFYVLLAATLGYGLIGFLDDYIKIVFKRSLGLTARQKLLGQLLVGVVLSVLLISAGHNTNISVPGTSFSLDWGPWFYYPFIVLMMMAVTNAVNFTDGVDGLLSGVSAIALAAFAVVAMQATSIAAGVCAAAMIGAVLGFLVFNAHPAKVFMGDFGSFGIGGAIGAIAIVTKTELLFVVIGGVFVVEMLSVIIQVASFKTRGKRVFRMSPIHHHFELGGWSEWRVVVSFWAVGLVLAAAGLYLIKGL, from the coding sequence ATGGATTATCAATTACTTCTGCTGACTATTGCTGTGTCCTTTATCCTTGCGGTCATTGCCGCTCCGCTGATCATACCGCTGCTGCGCCGGCTTAAGCTGGGACAGCAGGTTCGTGACGACGGGCCCCAGACCCATCTGAAAAAGGCGGGAACCCCTACCATGGGCGGAATAATCATCATGGTCGCGTTCACGCTGTCTTTTCTGAAATTCTCGGTGATTAATTCGGATTTCTATGTACTGCTGGCCGCTACACTGGGTTATGGACTCATTGGATTCCTGGATGATTATATCAAAATTGTGTTCAAGCGCTCACTCGGCCTTACGGCGCGCCAGAAGCTGCTGGGCCAGCTGCTGGTCGGCGTTGTGCTAAGTGTCCTGCTAATCTCTGCCGGGCATAATACGAATATCAGCGTTCCGGGAACCTCCTTCAGCTTGGACTGGGGCCCCTGGTTCTATTATCCGTTCATTGTGCTGATGATGATGGCGGTCACGAATGCCGTTAACTTCACGGACGGTGTGGATGGTCTGCTGTCAGGTGTAAGCGCGATTGCGCTCGCAGCCTTCGCGGTGGTAGCCATGCAGGCAACCTCGATTGCCGCTGGTGTCTGTGCGGCTGCGATGATTGGCGCAGTGCTTGGCTTTCTCGTATTCAATGCCCATCCTGCCAAGGTGTTCATGGGTGATTTCGGCTCCTTCGGGATCGGCGGGGCGATTGGCGCGATTGCGATTGTCACCAAGACCGAGCTGCTCTTTGTGGTCATCGGCGGGGTCTTCGTGGTTGAAATGCTGTCCGTGATTATTCAGGTTGCTTCGTTTAAGACACGCGGCAAACGGGTATTCAGAATGAGCCCGATCCATCATCACTTTGAGCTGGGCGGCTGGTCGGAGTGGCGTGTAGTCGTCTCCTTCTGGGCGGTAGGCCTCGTGCTGGCGGCAGCTGGACTATATCTCATCAAGGGGTTGTAA
- a CDS encoding UDP-N-acetylmuramoyl-L-alanyl-D-glutamate--2,6-diaminopimelate ligase: MLIKELSSCLAAARLYGDGDVEISDLQADSRKVGPGDLFICLPGHTVDGHDYAPQAAAKGAAALVCERKLDIDLPQIVVDDCRYAMSVLSNAFFSSPSSRMKLIGITGTNGKTTTTYLIERIMQDHGVKTGLIGTIQMRYDGQSYPMSGTTQESLELQRSLNHMALKGVQCCVMEVSSHALQQGRVKGTDFRTAIFTNLSQDHLDYHHTMEEYRAVKGLFFSRLGNVISPWKEERKYAVLNADDEASAYFAAQTAAEVITYGIDKAANVRASQISITSKGTFFHVETFKGETDISLRMVGKFNVYNALAAITAATLEDVPLADIKASLESVAGVDGRVESVDAGQDFAVIVDYAHTPDGLENVLKAVCEFATGKVLTVFGCGGDRDTTKRPLMGKIAAKYSDHVLVTSDNPRTEDPLQILADIEAGLREDGVARERYEMIPDRREAITKAIEMASPGDVVLIAGKGHETYQLIKGVVHDFDDRIVAKEVIRGRSY, from the coding sequence ATGTTAATAAAGGAACTCTCTTCTTGTCTGGCCGCTGCCCGTCTATACGGGGACGGAGACGTAGAAATTTCGGATTTGCAGGCCGATTCACGCAAGGTGGGTCCGGGCGATTTGTTCATCTGTCTGCCCGGACATACGGTGGACGGACATGATTACGCGCCGCAGGCTGCCGCCAAGGGCGCGGCTGCCCTGGTCTGCGAACGGAAGCTGGACATTGACCTGCCGCAGATCGTGGTGGATGACTGCCGTTATGCCATGTCTGTGCTGTCCAATGCCTTCTTCAGTTCACCCAGCAGCCGGATGAAGCTGATCGGCATCACCGGCACCAACGGCAAGACGACCACCACTTATCTGATTGAACGGATCATGCAGGATCATGGGGTGAAGACCGGACTGATCGGTACCATCCAGATGCGGTATGACGGTCAGAGCTATCCGATGTCCGGTACGACTCAGGAATCGCTGGAGCTTCAGCGCAGCCTGAATCATATGGCGCTTAAGGGCGTGCAGTGCTGTGTGATGGAAGTATCCTCGCATGCGCTCCAGCAGGGGCGGGTGAAAGGGACCGACTTCCGCACAGCGATTTTTACGAATCTGTCCCAGGATCATCTGGATTACCACCATACGATGGAGGAATACCGCGCAGTGAAGGGCTTGTTCTTCTCGCGGCTCGGCAACGTGATCTCCCCGTGGAAGGAAGAACGCAAATATGCCGTGCTGAATGCCGACGATGAAGCCAGCGCCTATTTTGCCGCCCAGACCGCAGCGGAGGTCATTACATATGGTATCGACAAGGCCGCTAATGTCCGGGCATCGCAAATATCGATCACTTCTAAAGGAACATTTTTCCACGTGGAGACGTTTAAAGGTGAGACGGATATTTCGCTTCGCATGGTCGGCAAGTTCAACGTCTATAATGCGCTTGCGGCCATTACGGCTGCTACTCTGGAGGATGTGCCGCTTGCGGACATCAAGGCCAGTCTGGAGTCGGTAGCGGGCGTGGACGGCCGGGTCGAATCGGTGGATGCCGGGCAGGATTTCGCAGTCATCGTTGACTATGCGCATACGCCGGACGGTCTGGAGAATGTGCTGAAGGCGGTATGTGAATTCGCAACGGGCAAGGTGCTCACGGTCTTTGGGTGCGGCGGGGACCGCGATACGACCAAACGGCCGCTTATGGGCAAAATAGCTGCTAAATACAGCGACCATGTGCTGGTCACCTCCGACAATCCCCGGACGGAGGACCCGCTGCAGATTCTGGCCGATATTGAGGCGGGTCTGCGCGAGGATGGTGTAGCCCGTGAGCGCTACGAGATGATCCCGGACCGGCGGGAAGCCATCACAAAAGCTATTGAAATGGCAAGCCCCGGCGATGTAGTATTGATTGCGGGGAAAGGTCATGAGACCTATCAGCTGATCAAGGGAGTCGTTCATGATTTCGATGACCGCATCGTTGCCAAAGAAGTGATAAGGGGCCGAAGCTATTGA
- a CDS encoding adenosylhomocysteinase, translated as MSSISKQNSIVADMSLAPEGHLKIDWVRQHMPVLNRIREQFEAEQPFKGLKVSITLHLEAKTAYLAKVVQAGGAEVTITGSNPLSTQDDVCAALVEDGITVFAKYNPSPEEFKALNIRALESKPDLIIDDGGDFATLLHSERPDLMENVRGGAEETTTGIIRLKALQKQGMLKFPMVAVNDAYCKYLFDNRYGTGQSAWDGIVRTTNLIVAGKTVVVVGYGWCGKGVAMRAKGLGANVIVTEVDAIKAVEAHMDGFHVMPISEAAKHGDFFVTVTGNRYVIRGEHYDVMKDGAILCNAGHFDVEVNKPELAERSVSQRTVRKNIEEYKLKDGRKLYLLAEGRLVNLGAADGHPAEIMDTTFALQALSLKYVNDNYKSIGVKVENVPYELDEQVARYKLESLGISIDSLTQAQVEYLDSWNLND; from the coding sequence ATGAGTTCAATATCCAAGCAAAACAGTATTGTTGCCGATATGTCGCTTGCACCTGAGGGGCATCTCAAAATCGACTGGGTTCGCCAGCATATGCCGGTACTGAACCGCATCCGTGAGCAGTTCGAAGCCGAGCAGCCGTTCAAGGGGCTCAAGGTATCAATCACCCTTCATCTGGAAGCCAAGACCGCTTATCTGGCCAAGGTAGTGCAGGCTGGTGGCGCTGAGGTGACGATTACAGGCTCCAACCCGTTATCTACCCAGGACGACGTGTGTGCGGCACTCGTTGAGGACGGCATTACCGTATTTGCCAAGTACAATCCTTCCCCGGAAGAGTTCAAGGCACTGAACATCCGGGCACTGGAGAGCAAGCCGGATCTCATTATCGATGACGGCGGTGATTTCGCCACCCTGCTGCACTCCGAGCGTCCCGACCTGATGGAGAATGTCCGTGGGGGGGCGGAGGAGACGACAACAGGCATCATTCGGCTGAAGGCACTGCAGAAGCAAGGCATGCTGAAATTCCCGATGGTGGCGGTAAATGACGCTTATTGCAAATATTTGTTCGATAACCGCTATGGTACAGGACAGTCGGCATGGGATGGCATCGTCCGCACCACTAACCTGATTGTGGCCGGTAAAACAGTGGTTGTGGTCGGCTACGGCTGGTGCGGTAAAGGTGTAGCGATGCGGGCCAAGGGGCTTGGGGCGAACGTAATTGTTACAGAAGTGGATGCGATCAAGGCGGTCGAAGCCCACATGGACGGATTCCATGTCATGCCGATTTCGGAAGCTGCGAAGCACGGTGATTTCTTCGTTACAGTCACTGGCAACCGTTACGTAATCCGCGGTGAGCATTATGATGTGATGAAAGATGGCGCGATTCTCTGCAATGCCGGACATTTCGATGTGGAGGTCAACAAGCCGGAGCTGGCTGAGCGCTCGGTGTCCCAGCGGACGGTGCGCAAGAATATCGAAGAGTATAAGCTTAAGGACGGACGCAAGCTGTATCTCCTGGCTGAAGGACGTCTGGTGAACCTTGGCGCAGCGGATGGTCATCCGGCAGAGATTATGGATACCACCTTCGCACTCCAGGCCTTGTCCCTTAAATATGTGAATGATAATTATAAGAGTATTGGCGTCAAAGTGGAGAATGTACCCTATGAGCTGGATGAGCAGGTAGCGCGTTACAAGCTGGAAAGTCTGGGGATATCCATCGACAGCCTGACACAGGCGCAAGTGGAGTATCTGGACAGCTGGAATCTGAACGACTAA
- a CDS encoding stage V sporulation protein D, producing the protein MKVSKVVSRRRMLWTLLGLAVLFGALAVRLAYVQLTQGEKLSERAEDLWRRNIPFTAKRGEILDREGVALAYNISSPTVYAIPVQVKEKEQTAKRLAPLLGMTEEKLVTLLTQKKASVKLQPGGRKITMELAASIRNLQLPGIVVAEDNKRYYPFGDLAAHILGFTGIDNQGITGIESIYDKLLQGSAGNISYLSDAGGRLMPGSSEKYTEPQDGLSLQLTIDKQIQSIMERELDQAMVKYQAQGAWSIAMDPRNGEILAMASRPGYEPGTYQEYDAEVYNRNLPIWMTYEPGSTFKIITLAAALQEGKVDLQHEHFFDPGYIEVGGAKLRCWKKGGHGSQTFLEVVENSCNPGFVALGQRLGKDTLFKYIRDFGFGSKTGIDLNGEANGILFKPAQVGPVELATTAFGQGVSVTPIQQIAAVSAAINGGKLYTPHVAKAWINPDTGNVVSETEPEEVRQVISEETSKKVRAALESVVAKGTGRPAFIDGYRVGGKTGTAQKVINGRYSPTEHIVSFIGFAPADDPQIVVYTAVDNPKGIQFGGVVAAPIVQNILEDSLLYLKVPKRTDQLPRTYKYGETPIVTVPDLTGATVQDIYEDLNMNFMLVRSGSGNTVINQAPKAGARVEQGSTIRIYMGTPSEP; encoded by the coding sequence ATGAAGGTATCAAAAGTCGTAAGCCGGCGGAGAATGCTATGGACGCTGCTGGGACTGGCCGTGTTGTTCGGCGCGCTGGCTGTGCGTCTTGCCTATGTACAGTTAACCCAGGGTGAGAAGCTGAGCGAGAGGGCCGAGGATTTATGGCGGCGGAATATCCCCTTCACCGCCAAACGCGGTGAGATATTGGACAGGGAAGGCGTGGCGCTGGCTTACAATATCAGCTCACCAACGGTTTATGCCATTCCTGTACAGGTGAAGGAGAAGGAACAGACCGCGAAGCGGCTGGCTCCCCTGCTCGGCATGACCGAGGAGAAGCTGGTCACGCTGCTGACCCAAAAGAAAGCCTCAGTGAAACTGCAGCCCGGCGGCCGCAAAATTACGATGGAGCTTGCCGCGAGCATCCGTAATTTGCAGCTGCCGGGCATCGTTGTCGCTGAGGATAACAAACGGTATTATCCCTTCGGGGATCTTGCCGCACATATTCTGGGCTTTACTGGAATCGACAATCAGGGGATTACCGGGATCGAGAGCATCTATGATAAGCTGCTTCAGGGGAGCGCGGGCAATATCTCCTACCTCTCTGATGCCGGAGGCCGGCTGATGCCCGGGTCCTCCGAGAAGTACACCGAGCCGCAGGATGGACTTAGCCTGCAGCTGACCATCGACAAGCAGATTCAATCCATTATGGAACGTGAGCTGGATCAGGCTATGGTGAAGTATCAGGCGCAGGGGGCCTGGTCTATTGCCATGGACCCCCGCAATGGCGAGATTCTGGCGATGGCGAGCCGGCCGGGTTATGAACCGGGGACTTACCAGGAGTACGATGCCGAGGTATATAACCGTAATCTTCCGATCTGGATGACCTATGAACCGGGCTCTACCTTCAAGATCATAACTCTGGCTGCGGCATTGCAGGAGGGGAAGGTGGATCTGCAGCATGAGCATTTTTTCGATCCGGGCTATATTGAGGTAGGAGGAGCGAAGCTGCGCTGCTGGAAGAAGGGCGGACACGGAAGCCAGACCTTCCTTGAAGTGGTCGAGAACTCCTGTAACCCGGGCTTCGTAGCCCTGGGGCAGCGTCTGGGTAAGGATACACTGTTCAAATATATCCGTGATTTCGGCTTCGGGAGCAAGACGGGCATCGATCTGAATGGGGAAGCGAATGGGATTCTGTTCAAGCCGGCCCAGGTGGGCCCGGTGGAGCTGGCGACCACTGCCTTCGGCCAGGGGGTATCCGTCACGCCGATCCAGCAGATTGCTGCAGTATCGGCAGCCATCAACGGCGGCAAGCTGTATACTCCGCATGTGGCCAAGGCCTGGATTAACCCGGATACCGGGAACGTTGTCTCTGAGACCGAACCGGAGGAAGTGCGGCAGGTGATCTCGGAGGAGACCTCAAAGAAAGTGCGGGCTGCCCTTGAGAGCGTGGTTGCCAAAGGCACAGGCCGGCCGGCATTTATTGACGGCTACCGTGTGGGCGGCAAGACAGGGACAGCACAGAAAGTAATCAACGGCCGGTATTCTCCTACGGAGCATATCGTATCCTTTATCGGCTTTGCACCGGCGGATGATCCGCAGATCGTGGTCTATACGGCGGTCGATAACCCGAAGGGAATTCAGTTCGGGGGTGTAGTTGCCGCTCCGATTGTCCAGAATATTCTTGAGGATTCTCTTCTGTACCTCAAGGTTCCTAAGCGTACGGATCAGCTGCCAAGAACTTATAAGTACGGCGAGACCCCCATAGTGACGGTCCCTGATCTTACGGGAGCTACCGTTCAGGATATCTACGAGGACCTGAACATGAATTTCATGCTGGTCCGTTCCGGCTCAGGCAATACCGTGATCAACCAGGCACCGAAGGCCGGGGCAAGAGTAGAGCAGGGCTCCACTATCCGGATTTACATGGGAACGCCAAGTGAACCTTAA
- the mraZ gene encoding division/cell wall cluster transcriptional repressor MraZ has product MFMGEYQHSIDDKGRIIIPAKFRDMLGTSFVATRGLDSCLFVYPMEEWGIMEQKLKSLSLMKSDARAFSRFFFSGATECVWDKQGRVNLPGNLRQYAKLDKDCVILGVSNRVEIWNKQLWEQYFEQSEESFNEIAEKLVDFNFDL; this is encoded by the coding sequence ATGTTTATGGGGGAATACCAGCACAGCATTGACGATAAAGGCCGGATTATTATCCCGGCCAAGTTCCGTGACATGCTCGGAACCTCCTTCGTTGCGACCCGCGGCCTGGACTCATGCTTGTTTGTTTATCCCATGGAAGAATGGGGAATCATGGAGCAAAAGCTTAAAAGCCTATCACTGATGAAATCGGATGCCCGTGCGTTCAGCCGCTTTTTTTTCTCGGGAGCGACTGAGTGTGTATGGGACAAGCAAGGCAGGGTGAATCTGCCGGGTAATCTGCGGCAATATGCCAAGCTGGACAAGGACTGTGTTATTCTGGGCGTTTCGAACCGGGTGGAGATCTGGAACAAGCAGCTATGGGAGCAGTACTTCGAACAGTCAGAAGAATCGTTCAACGAAATCGCCGAGAAATTGGTGGATTTCAATTTTGATCTATAA
- a CDS encoding penicillin-binding transpeptidase domain-containing protein, with protein sequence MVKRIKLRTLFIGGCITLFFLVLVARVFWIQVLQGKEWQEAAATQWAHTSTIKAVRGVIEDRNGSVLASDVPAYTVVVNPQVIAEKKIGEEVIQGLHELLNKPVDELKKLVEAKDKDGKYLKNREIRNEGWKINQDMADKVKAFVEKLKKEHDTLETGVGLVREQKRYYPKDSLAAHILGYTDRDGKAMMGLEKLLDKQLSGTDGKLDYQSDGKGIKLPDSKDTFQPVVNGSNYKLTIDSTIQLYIEEAMKKAFAEYKPKSISVIAADPNTMEILGLANMPTFNPNEYYDQNQDAAGFFNHAIMTRFEPGSTFKIVPLAGAVQEKLFNPNEKFQSGSIRIKGYSKPIFDMNRAGYGTITFLEGVKRSSNVAFVKFGYEMLGKDKLLKYINDFGFSEKTGIDLPGEITGLVNPDPNRAVENATLAYGHGKLLVTPIQQLTAMAAIANGGKLLVPHVVKEVTDPNTGKTTVTKPEVVRQVLSEASARETGSYLEQVVADQQHGTGRHAYIEGYRVAGKTGTAIKPDGKGGYDRDKVRSAFLGYAPANDPKIVVFVTIDEPADAAGGGAAAGPVFKDIVSHALPYMGVPKAGDVTGPADKKTVKAEAVVQRKAPDLTGKTVKAARQLLINQGFDFEAVGQGANVVSQYPEKGTALTAGQRIYLLSEQGENLTLPDLRGQSLRDALEILNLLKVGISIEGEGYVTEQSQVKNKGKTQVALKLSPLNEYGENIPVALAGDTDTENAAE encoded by the coding sequence ATGGTTAAGAGAATCAAACTTCGCACGCTGTTTATAGGAGGGTGTATTACCCTCTTTTTTCTTGTTTTAGTCGCCAGAGTATTCTGGATTCAGGTTTTGCAAGGCAAGGAGTGGCAGGAGGCCGCAGCTACGCAGTGGGCGCATACTTCAACCATCAAGGCTGTCCGCGGGGTGATCGAAGACCGTAACGGCAGTGTTCTGGCCAGCGATGTGCCGGCCTACACGGTGGTGGTTAACCCTCAGGTCATTGCCGAGAAAAAGATCGGCGAAGAGGTGATTCAGGGCCTGCATGAGCTATTGAACAAACCGGTGGATGAGCTGAAGAAGCTGGTGGAGGCCAAGGATAAAGACGGAAAATATCTGAAGAACCGTGAGATCCGTAATGAAGGCTGGAAGATTAACCAGGATATGGCCGATAAAGTGAAGGCTTTTGTAGAGAAGCTTAAGAAAGAACATGATACGCTGGAGACCGGAGTCGGGCTCGTCAGGGAGCAGAAGCGCTATTATCCTAAGGATTCGCTTGCTGCGCATATTCTGGGCTACACAGACAGAGACGGCAAAGCAATGATGGGACTGGAAAAGCTCCTGGACAAACAGCTCTCCGGAACGGATGGGAAGCTGGATTACCAGAGTGACGGTAAGGGCATCAAGCTGCCCGATTCCAAGGATACGTTCCAGCCTGTGGTGAATGGAAGCAACTATAAGCTGACGATCGACAGCACGATCCAATTATATATTGAAGAGGCCATGAAGAAGGCTTTTGCCGAGTATAAGCCCAAATCGATCAGTGTCATTGCTGCCGATCCGAACACGATGGAGATTCTGGGTCTGGCCAACATGCCGACCTTTAACCCGAATGAATATTACGATCAGAATCAGGATGCGGCGGGCTTCTTTAATCATGCGATTATGACAAGATTCGAGCCGGGTTCAACATTCAAGATCGTCCCGCTGGCCGGTGCTGTGCAGGAGAAGCTGTTCAATCCGAATGAAAAGTTTCAATCAGGCTCCATCCGGATCAAAGGGTACAGCAAGCCAATCTTCGATATGAACCGGGCCGGATACGGGACGATCACCTTCTTGGAGGGGGTCAAACGGTCCAGTAACGTTGCCTTTGTTAAGTTCGGTTACGAGATGCTGGGCAAGGACAAGTTGCTGAAGTATATCAATGATTTTGGTTTTAGTGAGAAGACAGGAATTGATCTTCCGGGCGAAATCACCGGGCTTGTCAACCCGGACCCGAACCGGGCGGTAGAGAATGCTACACTTGCCTATGGTCACGGCAAGCTGCTGGTGACCCCGATTCAGCAGCTCACGGCCATGGCGGCGATTGCGAACGGCGGCAAGCTGCTGGTGCCGCATGTGGTGAAGGAGGTTACCGATCCGAATACCGGCAAGACCACGGTCACCAAGCCGGAGGTTGTACGTCAGGTGCTCTCAGAGGCAAGCGCACGGGAGACGGGCAGCTATCTGGAACAGGTAGTGGCGGATCAGCAGCACGGAACCGGCAGACATGCTTACATTGAGGGATACCGGGTAGCAGGTAAGACAGGTACTGCGATCAAGCCAGATGGTAAGGGCGGGTATGACCGGGACAAGGTTCGCTCCGCGTTCCTCGGTTACGCACCGGCCAATGATCCGAAGATCGTGGTCTTCGTAACCATTGACGAGCCTGCCGATGCTGCCGGCGGCGGTGCTGCTGCGGGTCCAGTCTTCAAGGATATCGTCTCCCATGCGCTTCCTTATATGGGCGTGCCCAAAGCGGGGGATGTCACAGGTCCTGCCGACAAGAAGACGGTGAAGGCCGAGGCTGTGGTCCAGCGCAAAGCGCCGGATCTGACCGGCAAGACGGTGAAGGCAGCGAGACAACTGCTCATTAATCAGGGCTTTGATTTTGAAGCGGTCGGTCAAGGTGCTAATGTAGTTAGCCAGTACCCTGAGAAAGGCACTGCCTTAACAGCCGGCCAGCGGATCTATCTGTTAAGCGAGCAGGGAGAGAATCTGACGCTTCCTGATTTGCGCGGACAGTCCCTGCGCGATGCGCTGGAGATTCTGAACCTGCTGAAGGTGGGCATCTCCATTGAGGGAGAAGGCTATGTCACAGAGCAGAGTCAGGTCAAGAACAAGGGCAAAACGCAGGTAGCACTGAAGCTAAGTCCTCTTAATGAATATGGAGAGAATATCCCCGTAGCCTTGGCGGGTGACACCGATACGGAAAATGCTGCGGAGTAA
- the murF gene encoding UDP-N-acetylmuramoyl-tripeptide--D-alanyl-D-alanine ligase: MIRTLNNVAEMCGGELSSSEAKDIEIHGVVTDSRKISPDCLFVPLVGENFDGHHYAAASLAAGAAATLWQRDKGPAPAGGGVILVEDTLAALQKLSSAYLAEVAPRVVAVTGSNGKTTTKDMITALLEVQYKVHKTQGNFNNHIGLPLTILSMDSDVEIAVLEMGMSSRGEIALLSLLASPDVAVITNVGESHLLQLGSRKEIARAKLEIVDGLQPGGLLIYNGDEPLLAEVLAEPGFRTPEGLHTFRFGQSADNDDYPTGLMTHSGGMTFTTLRHGERAFTLPLPGQHNVINALAALAVARHYKVTDENMAEGLRGLKLTGMRIEVIQAASGLVLLNDAYNASPTSMRAAIDVLQSMKCSGRRIAVLGDMLELGPEELQFHRQIGSYLDPALTDDVFTFGPLSAQLAAAASERFEAGHIFAFTDKEALINALTAMCGNDDVVLFKASRGMRLEEVLHRLKEHSEVNSN, from the coding sequence ATTATTAGAACATTGAATAATGTCGCGGAAATGTGCGGAGGAGAGCTGTCCTCATCCGAAGCTAAGGATATAGAGATTCATGGAGTCGTAACCGATTCGCGCAAAATATCGCCGGACTGCCTGTTCGTCCCGCTGGTTGGAGAGAACTTCGACGGCCATCACTATGCGGCCGCTTCCCTGGCGGCGGGAGCTGCCGCTACCCTCTGGCAGAGGGATAAGGGGCCAGCACCCGCAGGCGGCGGGGTTATTCTGGTAGAGGACACTTTAGCGGCACTGCAGAAGCTGTCCTCCGCCTATTTGGCCGAGGTTGCCCCCCGGGTGGTTGCCGTAACGGGAAGCAACGGCAAGACGACGACCAAGGATATGATTACGGCCCTGCTGGAAGTGCAGTACAAGGTACACAAGACTCAAGGCAACTTCAACAATCATATCGGCCTGCCGCTTACGATTCTCTCCATGGACAGTGATGTGGAAATCGCGGTGCTGGAGATGGGCATGAGCTCACGGGGAGAGATCGCCCTGTTATCTCTGCTCGCTTCTCCTGACGTAGCGGTGATTACCAATGTCGGCGAATCCCATCTGCTGCAGCTTGGCTCCCGCAAGGAGATTGCCAGAGCCAAGCTGGAGATTGTGGACGGACTTCAGCCGGGCGGGCTGCTGATCTATAACGGGGATGAGCCGCTGCTTGCCGAGGTTCTGGCAGAGCCAGGATTCCGCACGCCTGAAGGGCTGCATACCTTCCGCTTCGGGCAGTCGGCTGACAATGATGATTATCCGACCGGCCTGATGACGCACAGCGGGGGGATGACCTTCACCACGCTGCGGCATGGGGAGCGAGCCTTCACCCTTCCGCTGCCGGGACAGCATAATGTAATTAATGCGCTCGCTGCGCTAGCAGTAGCGCGTCATTATAAGGTGACCGATGAGAATATGGCAGAAGGACTAAGAGGCCTCAAGCTTACCGGTATGCGGATTGAGGTTATTCAGGCGGCAAGCGGGCTGGTTCTGCTGAATGATGCCTACAATGCAAGCCCGACCTCCATGAGGGCGGCGATTGATGTGCTGCAGTCCATGAAATGCAGCGGACGCAGAATCGCGGTGCTGGGAGACATGCTGGAACTCGGGCCGGAGGAGCTTCAGTTCCACCGGCAGATCGGCAGCTATCTCGACCCGGCGCTGACGGATGATGTCTTCACCTTCGGCCCGCTGTCAGCACAGCTTGCGGCGGCGGCTTCGGAGCGGTTCGAGGCTGGGCATATCTTTGCTTTTACAGATAAAGAAGCCTTGATCAATGCCTTGACCGCGATGTGCGGCAATGATGATGTTGTGTTGTTCAAAGCATCCAGAGGGATGCGTCTGGAGGAAGTGCTCCACCGCTTGAAAGAACATTCTGAAGTGAATTCTAACTAA
- the rsmH gene encoding 16S rRNA (cytosine(1402)-N(4))-methyltransferase RsmH, which yields MFHHITVLKEEATEGLHIKKDGLYVDCTLGGAGHSALIASKLSGEGRLICLDQDDWALNNAKERLSGYGDKVVTVKTNFRDLEQVLKGLPFVPQKDGVPQVDGILFDLGVSSPQFDEGERGFSYNHDAPLDMRMDQSAQLTAADIVNTWSEREIARVLFQYGEEKFSRRIARKIVERREERPVESTGELAELIKEGIPAAARRTGGHPAKRSFQGLRIAVNDELGAFEEGLHAAVRCLAPEGRVSVITFHSLEDRICKQIFSSYLSRCTCPPDLPYCVCGAKGTLKLMNRKPIVPGEEELELNSRARSAKLRIAEKL from the coding sequence TTGTTTCACCACATCACGGTACTAAAAGAAGAAGCGACAGAAGGGCTGCACATCAAGAAGGATGGCCTATATGTAGATTGTACGCTCGGAGGAGCCGGGCACAGCGCCCTTATCGCATCCAAGCTTAGCGGTGAGGGCCGGCTGATCTGTCTGGATCAGGATGACTGGGCGCTGAACAATGCGAAGGAGAGATTGTCCGGATACGGCGACAAGGTGGTGACCGTTAAGACCAACTTCCGCGATCTGGAGCAGGTTCTGAAGGGACTGCCGTTTGTTCCACAGAAGGACGGAGTTCCTCAAGTAGACGGGATTCTCTTTGATCTGGGGGTATCTTCTCCGCAGTTTGACGAGGGGGAACGCGGATTCAGCTACAATCATGACGCTCCGCTGGATATGCGGATGGACCAGTCGGCACAGCTGACGGCGGCGGATATCGTCAACACCTGGAGTGAGCGGGAAATTGCCAGGGTGCTTTTCCAGTATGGAGAAGAGAAATTCTCACGGCGGATTGCCCGGAAGATTGTTGAGCGCAGGGAAGAACGCCCGGTGGAGAGCACCGGTGAATTGGCCGAACTGATCAAGGAAGGCATTCCTGCGGCTGCAAGAAGGACCGGAGGACATCCGGCCAAGCGGAGTTTTCAGGGGCTGCGGATAGCCGTCAATGATGAGCTGGGTGCTTTTGAGGAAGGGCTGCATGCGGCTGTACGCTGTCTGGCGCCTGAGGGAAGGGTATCCGTTATCACCTTTCACTCGTTGGAGGACCGGATCTGCAAGCAGATTTTCAGCAGCTATCTAAGCCGTTGTACTTGTCCGCCTGACCTTCCGTACTGCGTATGCGGTGCCAAAGGTACCTTGAAGCTAATGAACCGCAAGCCCATTGTGCCGGGAGAAGAAGAGCTGGAGCTTAACTCGCGTGCCCGTTCAGCCAAGCTGCGTATCGCTGAGAAATTGTAG